Genomic DNA from Candidatus Korarchaeota archaeon NZ13-K:
GGTAGTATGACCTCCTCAACCTGAGCTGATCGGGTGTCAGAGAGCCAGTGAGAAAAAGAGCCAGCTTCAACTCAAATTTGAAGCTTCTCAGTAATCTTGTCACATCCTCAGCCCCCCTCATCGCTGCCAGGAGGAAGGGCCTGGCCGCTCCCGCCGCCCTGGCCCCTAGGGCTATGCATTTGGCCGCATCCAGACCGGATCGGACTCCACCGGAGCCTATCACATTTAAATCGGCCTTTGAGGCCTCAATTATTGATATCGGTGTCGGTATTCCCCAGTCAGCGAACCTGATGGAGGCCTCCCTCTCCATGGACCCCTCGGGGGCCCTCTTACCCTCTATCAGGGACCAGCTGGTTCCCCCCTGGCCCGCAACGTCCAAGTACTCCACGCCGACACTCCTCAGTGTGAGCGAGAGCTCGTGAGAGACGCCGCTACCCACCTCCTTAACGATCACGGGGACGTCAAGCTCCCTCACTAGATCTCTCAGAGCTATAAGCGAATCTGAGAAGTCTTTATCACCTTCAGGTTGAATTATCTCCTGAAGCGGGTTCAAATGTATGGCTATGGCATCAGCATCTATCATTTCAACGGCCCTCTTCGCGTTATCGATGCCCTCCTCCCCGAGCACGTGGGATATCCCAAGATTGGCAATAACAGGGACGTCTTGGGCGATATCTCTCACTATTCTGTATGTTTTTACCAACGAACTCTCCAATAAAGCAGCTCTCTGGCTACCGACACCAACAGCTACCCTCTCGTTTTGGGCGGCCTTTGCTAGGGCTTCGTTTATGGAGAGTGCCGTCTCATGTCCCCCGGTCATACCCTCTATGAGCAGGGGGGCCTCTAGCTCGTACCCCAAAAACCTCCAGCTCAGGTCGACGTCGTCAAAGGAATGATCGGGTAGAGCGTTGTGCACCAACCTGACGAAGTCGAACCAGTTGCACCTCGAGGAGAGATCCACCTCATCGAGTAACGCCATGTTTATGTGCTCTGCCTTCCTCCTGTTCGTGAGATCGCTCATCTCCTGAACACCACCGAGGCGTAGCCGACGACGAAGCTCCTATCACCGCTGGTCTCAGCGCTAGTGGAGTACCTGACGAGCTCCCCCCTGGAAACTCCCTTGAGCTTAGCGAAGGATATTGCCACCGACGCCGGCCCAGGGCCGCACATGCTCACATCTAGGTCCCGAATGACCCTGAAGAGTGCCTCGACGTTCATGCTGAGGATGGCCTCCAGGGCGGCCCTGTCCCTCCTGATGGCCTCATCCTCGGGCAGGTAGTGGGACATGTCCGAGGAAGCTATGACGACAACATCCCTTCCCATGCCCTCCGATGCCAGGGCTATTGCCCTTCCCAGCTCAACAGATGGGCCCGGTTCTTGGATGCCCATGACTATCGGGACCACCCTCAATCCGGAGCCGTAGATGGCCTGCAAGAACGGTATCTGGACCTCAACGGAATGCTCCCAAGCGTGAGCCAGATCATCGAAATCAAGATCGTTGAAGTGATCGGATATGGCCTCAGCGAGCTCGAGATCCACCTCAACCCTCCCCAGGGGGGTCTCCCAGAACTTGGATTTAGTGACGGCGAACGCGGACCCCAGGCCAGTGTGATTGGGACCGACTATAACGAAGCTGTCGGGAACACCGTCTTGAGCTAGGATGGAGTAAGCTGAGGCAGCAGTCCTTCCCGAATAGATGTAACCGGCGTGGGGTGATATCATGGATGCTACTCTCCTCTCCCCGGCCTCATCGGGCCGAGGTATTCCGCTGGCGCCGGCGCCCCTGAAGAGGGATTCCATCAGCTCCAGCAGGGCGTCGCTCCTGGAGGGGTAGAAGGAGCCCGCTACGGCTGGCCTCCTCACCCCCAAAGGGATCACCTTACTCCCATTATTCTAGTAGCGAAGTCCTCATAACTCTCGGGGAGATCCCCGTCCATGGGGATGACCTTCCTCTGCCTCAGCACCTCCCTGGTCAGGAGCCAGTAGACGAGAGCTAGGGATCTCCTTCCCTTGTTGTTTGCAGGTATAGCGAGGTCCACGTTCTCTAGCATGCTGTCGGCATCGACCAGGGCCACCACGGGGATCCCCATCTTCACGGATTCAACGTGTATCTGCCTGTCCACCCTTGGATCCGAGAGGAGAACCACGTCAGGTTCGAGGTGAAGTGGAGCCTGGGGATTCGTCAGCGTCCCTGGGAGTATCCTGCCCGTTATGTGCATGGCTCCCGTGTACTCGGCGAACTTCCTGACAGGCTTGAATCCGTATATCCTGGCTGACACTGCGAGCACTCTCTCGGGATCGAACCTCGCGAGGAACTTCCCAGCCATCCTTATTCGCTCATCTATCTTCCTTATGTCGAGTATGCAGAGACCGTCTGGTCTGACCCTGTATATGAACTTCTCCATGTCCTTGGTCCTTATCCCGGTTCCCACGTGAACTCCGGAGAGGAGGTACTTCTGCTTGGGTATCAGCAGATCCTTGTCCTCGACGGGAGGAACGTTCGCCAAACTCGTATCATCGTAGCTCATGCGATCACCTCTCCATCAGGGGTGAGAAGGACAGCTCCAGGTCTGCGAGCTCTATATGGGTTAGGAACATCCTCCTGCAGCAGTATCTGGTTACGTTCATGGAGTCCAGCACCCTCCCGGGGTCCTCCCCAGCCAGGACTCTTCTGGAGAACTCCTCCCACTTGTCCCCTATCACACTGCCGCAGGTGAAGCACCTCACCGGGAACATACGCTTACCTCACCCTCAGGCGCCCAGCTGAGTTATTAAATTATCCCATCGATTCAATGATCCCGAGAAGGTGGTGGGCATGACGTTCGAGCTGTGGGTGGAGAAGTACAGACCGAAAACTCTGGACGATGTCGTGGGTCAGGATGACATAATAAGGGCATTGAAAGGTTTCGTCGAGAGGAGATCGATGCCTCACCTTTTATTCGCTGGACCCGCCGGCACCGGAAAGACGACCACCGCTTTGGCCTTGGCGAACGATCTCTACAAGTCCGAGGAGCTCGTGGCCTCGAACTACCTCGAGCTGAACGCGAGCGATGAGAGGGGGATAGACACCATCAGGACCAAGATAAAGGATTTCGCTAAGACAGCCCCATTCGGCGACGTCCCGTTCAAGATAATACACTTGGATGAGGCTGATAACCTCACAGCGGACGCCCAGCAGGCATTGAGGAGGATAATGGAGATGTACTCAGCTACCACGAGGTTCATATTCGCCTGCAACTACTCATCGAAGATAATAGAGCCGATACAGTCCAGGTGCGCCGTCTTCAGGTTCGGCCCCATCCCGGAGGAGGCCGTTAAGAGGAGGCTGATGATGATAGCTGAGAGGGAGGGGGTCAGCTTCACGGAGGAAGGGATATCCGCCATAATATACGTGGCCGAGGGGGATCTCAGGAGGGCCATAAATCTGCTTCAGACCGCCTCCGTGATGGCCAGCCAGGTGGACTCCAAGGTGGTCTACAGGGTCGCGGGACTCGCTCATCCTGAGGAGGTGAGGGCGATGATAAACTCCGCCCTCAAGGGGAAGTTCCTCTCAGCCAGGGAGGCCCTGAGGAACCTGATGATAAACTACGGGATGTCCGCCCAGGACGTGATAAGACAGCTCAACAGGGAGATAATCGCTAGCAAGACGATACCGGAGAAGGAGAAAGCCAGACTGATGATATTCCTCAGTGAGGTAGACTTCAGAGTGACCGAAGGGGCCCATGGAGACGTTCAGCTCGCTGCAATGCTGGCCAAACTTGTGGAGGTCGGTGAGTCGCATGGGAGAGGTTCCGTGGGTGGAGAAGTATAGGCCCAGGACATTGGATGAGATAAAGGGGCAGAAGGAGGCAGTGGAGGAGATAAGGAGCTGGATCAGGGATGTTAGAGAGGGTAAAAGGGTGAAGCCCCTGCTCATAGTCGGACCCCCCGGTTCTGGGAAGACATCCGCAGCCCATGCGATCGCTAGGGAGCTCGGCTACGATGCCGTGGAGGTCAACGCGAGCGATCTTCGGGACAGGGAACACCTTCGATATGTGGTCGAGAGCTCAAGCGCTGTGAGCCTGCTCACGGGTGGCAGGAGGATCGTGATACTTGATGAGATAGATGCGCTTCCGGGTGAGGGCTACACAATAGCATCGCTTGTGAAGGAGCTCATAGCGAGGGGGAACGTTCCAGTGGTCATGACGGCCAACGATCCCTATGAGAGGCACCTGTACGAGATAAGATCCCTATCAACGATGGTGAAGTTCTCAAGGGTGAGGTGGCAGACCGTCGTGAGCGTCCTCAGGGAGATATGCAAGAGGGAGGGGCTTGAGGTCCCCGAGGAGGTGCTGACGAGGATAGCGAAATCCAGTCAGGGCGATCTTAGGGCAGCTATAAACGATCTCGAGGGTCTGGTGAAGGGCTCGCACAACCTGGCGAGGTACATAGGTGAGAAGTATGGGAAGAGGGACATAGAGACGGATGTCTTCAAGGTGCTGAGTGCCGTATTCTACGGGGAGAACTGTTATCCAGCTTACCTATCCTCCCTGAACCTTGACATGGATCCCGACATGCTCTTCAGGTGGATAGAGGAGAACGTGGCTCACGTCTACGAGGGTAGCTCGCTGGCTCGGGCCTACGAGATGCTGTCGCTTGCGGACCTCATGAGGGGGAGAATAATAAGGACCAACAACTGGAGGTTCCTGGCCTACTTCACCCAGCTGATGACCTTCGGGGTCTGCGCAGCCAAGGAGGAGAGACCCAAAGGGGAGAGGCTCAGGCCCCCCGAGATGATAAAGCAGCTCTCTGCCACGAAGGAGTTGAGGTCTAGGACCAAGAAGTTCCTGGAGGACATAGCGAGGAGGATCCATGTATCCACCGCCTCCGTGAGGGTTGAGATCGTTCCCCTGCTCGTGGCTGATGCCAAGGCCGGTGGGAAGATCGTGAGGAGGTTGTGCAGGGAGTTGGGCATCAGGGAGAGTGACATGAGGGAGATACTATCCGATCTTGAGGAGATCTACAAGCTAGAGCTCGAAGGGAAGGGGGCTTAGGTCCTCCCTGAGCATCTCCTTGAGCTTGATCACCAGCCTATCTGCCGGGATGGATCCCAGTGAGATGAGCGTGGTCTGCCCCCTCATGCCCTCACCCGACTTCTTGGTCTCGAAGAACCCCATGTTCCTGAGGTCCCTCACCTTCTTCCATATCGCGGTGTACTTGTATGGCGTCACTCCGACCTCCTCGCAGATGAGCTTGTACTCCTCCAGGAGGTCGCCCATCCTTATCCAGGACTTGCCCGAGGAGGTCAACCTCCTACCGGCGGCGAGCAGGAGGAGCTTATCGTGGATGTCGAGAGGAGCTATGGTCTCCTCACTTATCCCCACCACGCCGACCCTTGAAGCAGCCTCACTTACGTGATCCGGTGTTATGACCTTGAGTCCCCTCTCCTCGGCCAGCTTAGCCGCCAGATAGAGTATCTTCAGGGCAGTCCTGGCGTTACCGGTATGCTTGGAGAGCTCGACCACCCTATCTATCACCTCCTCATCGTAGCTTCCCTCCTCCAAGGACTCGCTGGCCCTGTACCTCACTATGTCCCTCAGCTGCTCCGGCGTGTACCTCTCGAGCGAGAGCTTCAGTATGAGGAAGCTCCTTATGGAATCATCGAGCATGTAAGGAG
This window encodes:
- a CDS encoding 30S ribosomal protein S2 → MSYDDTSLANVPPVEDKDLLIPKQKYLLSGVHVGTGIRTKDMEKFIYRVRPDGLCILDIRKIDERIRMAGKFLARFDPERVLAVSARIYGFKPVRKFAEYTGAMHITGRILPGTLTNPQAPLHLEPDVVLLSDPRVDRQIHVESVKMGIPVVALVDADSMLENVDLAIPANNKGRRSLALVYWLLTREVLRQRKVIPMDGDLPESYEDFATRIMGVR
- a CDS encoding replication factor C small subunit produces the protein MTFELWVEKYRPKTLDDVVGQDDIIRALKGFVERRSMPHLLFAGPAGTGKTTTALALANDLYKSEELVASNYLELNASDERGIDTIRTKIKDFAKTAPFGDVPFKIIHLDEADNLTADAQQALRRIMEMYSATTRFIFACNYSSKIIEPIQSRCAVFRFGPIPEEAVKRRLMMIAEREGVSFTEEGISAIIYVAEGDLRRAINLLQTASVMASQVDSKVVYRVAGLAHPEEVRAMINSALKGKFLSAREALRNLMINYGMSAQDVIRQLNREIIASKTIPEKEKARLMIFLSEVDFRVTEGAHGDVQLAAMLAKLVEVGESHGRGSVGGEV
- a CDS encoding type 2 isopentenyl-diphosphate Delta-isomerase encodes the protein MSDLTNRRKAEHINMALLDEVDLSSRCNWFDFVRLVHNALPDHSFDDVDLSWRFLGYELEAPLLIEGMTGGHETALSINEALAKAAQNERVAVGVGSQRAALLESSLVKTYRIVRDIAQDVPVIANLGISHVLGEEGIDNAKRAVEMIDADAIAIHLNPLQEIIQPEGDKDFSDSLIALRDLVRELDVPVIVKEVGSGVSHELSLTLRSVGVEYLDVAGQGGTSWSLIEGKRAPEGSMEREASIRFADWGIPTPISIIEASKADLNVIGSGGVRSGLDAAKCIALGARAAGAARPFLLAAMRGAEDVTRLLRSFKFELKLALFLTGSLTPDQLRLRRSYYLLEPLLSLARSRLTFLYS
- a CDS encoding MEMO1 family protein, with product MGVRRPAVAGSFYPSRSDALLELMESLFRGAGASGIPRPDEAGERRVASMISPHAGYIYSGRTAASAYSILAQDGVPDSFVIVGPNHTGLGSAFAVTKSKFWETPLGRVEVDLELAEAISDHFNDLDFDDLAHAWEHSVEVQIPFLQAIYGSGLRVVPIVMGIQEPGPSVELGRAIALASEGMGRDVVVIASSDMSHYLPEDEAIRRDRAALEAILSMNVEALFRVIRDLDVSMCGPGPASVAISFAKLKGVSRGELVRYSTSAETSGDRSFVVGYASVVFRR
- a CDS encoding replication factor C large subunit, with translation METFSSLQCWPNLWRSVSRMGEVPWVEKYRPRTLDEIKGQKEAVEEIRSWIRDVREGKRVKPLLIVGPPGSGKTSAAHAIARELGYDAVEVNASDLRDREHLRYVVESSSAVSLLTGGRRIVILDEIDALPGEGYTIASLVKELIARGNVPVVMTANDPYERHLYEIRSLSTMVKFSRVRWQTVVSVLREICKREGLEVPEEVLTRIAKSSQGDLRAAINDLEGLVKGSHNLARYIGEKYGKRDIETDVFKVLSAVFYGENCYPAYLSSLNLDMDPDMLFRWIEENVAHVYEGSSLARAYEMLSLADLMRGRIIRTNNWRFLAYFTQLMTFGVCAAKEERPKGERLRPPEMIKQLSATKELRSRTKKFLEDIARRIHVSTASVRVEIVPLLVADAKAGGKIVRRLCRELGIRESDMREILSDLEEIYKLELEGKGA
- a CDS encoding DNA-directed RNA polymerase subunit N; this translates as MFPVRCFTCGSVIGDKWEEFSRRVLAGEDPGRVLDSMNVTRYCCRRMFLTHIELADLELSFSPLMER